Proteins from a single region of Leuconostoc gasicomitatum LMG 18811:
- a CDS encoding NADH-dependent flavin oxidoreductase: MQINYDFLDNYTFKNKAVTLGNHVIMAPTTLRASLADGSVSDNELNYYRMRAQGPAMVITEAAYVNDVGRGWEGGISVSDDDKIPGLRRLASTIQSGGAKAILQIFAAGRQTTTEILRGQQPVSASSQAYPHGEHEIPRALTHSEISQTIEDFAQATKRAILAGFDGIELHGANLYLMQQFFSPDSNRRDDIWGGTVEKRRRFGLAITAKVAQTIEKFADKPFLLGYRQSPEEPMTPGITLEDSLGFAEKLMALPVDYLHLSLNDAFQTPFRDKSDTKKVMDYYRAILPPDFPLIIAGLLKKPEQVESLLDDGGEATFAALGRELIIEPNWVQKVKNNDELAIRYALSPSDFELLGIPKMLEKWLLTRFRNGLPVTTDSEFDPMQPWQYYKHAVIKTAKPIDPTQLMTLKKRSD, from the coding sequence ATGCAAATTAATTATGATTTTTTAGACAATTATACTTTTAAAAATAAAGCTGTTACATTAGGTAATCATGTTATTATGGCACCTACAACACTGAGAGCTTCTTTGGCAGATGGCAGTGTAAGTGATAATGAATTAAACTATTATCGTATGCGTGCTCAGGGGCCTGCGATGGTTATCACTGAGGCGGCCTATGTTAATGATGTTGGACGTGGTTGGGAAGGTGGCATTTCAGTTTCTGATGATGATAAAATACCTGGTTTGCGGCGGTTAGCCAGCACAATCCAATCAGGTGGTGCTAAAGCTATTTTACAGATTTTTGCTGCTGGTCGACAAACCACAACTGAAATTTTGCGCGGACAGCAACCGGTATCTGCTTCATCACAGGCCTATCCACATGGTGAGCATGAAATACCACGTGCCTTGACCCATAGTGAAATTTCTCAAACGATTGAAGATTTTGCTCAAGCCACAAAACGTGCAATTTTGGCAGGCTTTGATGGCATAGAACTACATGGTGCCAATCTTTATCTTATGCAGCAGTTTTTTTCGCCAGATAGTAACAGACGTGATGATATTTGGGGTGGTACAGTCGAAAAAAGGCGGCGTTTTGGTTTAGCTATAACGGCTAAAGTGGCACAGACAATTGAAAAATTTGCTGATAAGCCATTTTTGTTAGGTTACCGTCAATCCCCAGAAGAACCGATGACACCAGGTATTACACTTGAGGATTCACTTGGATTCGCTGAAAAACTAATGGCATTGCCTGTTGATTATCTCCATTTGTCATTAAATGATGCGTTTCAAACGCCTTTTCGTGATAAGTCAGATACTAAAAAAGTGATGGATTATTACAGAGCAATTTTGCCGCCAGATTTTCCGTTAATCATAGCAGGATTACTCAAAAAACCAGAGCAGGTAGAATCATTATTAGATGATGGTGGCGAGGCTACATTTGCCGCACTGGGGCGCGAATTGATTATCGAACCAAATTGGGTTCAAAAAGTTAAAAATAATGATGAGTTAGCAATTCGTTATGCTTTATCACCATCAGATTTTGAATTACTTGGTATTCCAAAAATGTTAGAAAAATGGCTATTAACACGTTTTAGGAATGGCTTACCGGTGACGACAGATTCTGAATTTGATCCTATGCAACCATGGCAATATTATAAGCATGCTGTGATTAAAACAGCTAAACCCATTGATCCAACACAATTAATGACGTTAAAAAAACGATCGGATTGA